The DNA region ACGCCAAAGGATTGCCGGCACGTCAGGTCATCTGGAAACATGCTTTGCGTAACGCTGTACTGCCACTCGTGTCACTGTCGGCTGTGCAACTAGGGCAGCTGTTATCCGGATCCATTGTCATTGAAAGCGTATTCGCCCTGAATGGCATGGGTCGGCTGGCCTGGGAATCATTGTTGCGAAGCGATCTACCTGTCGTTCAGGCGATTATTCTGCTGCTGTCATTGCTTTATGTTGTGCTCACAACATTGGCCGATATTTTTAACGCGCTCCTTGACCCACGATTGCGGGGAGCCTCAGTGTGACCGATCAAGTTGTCAACTCTCGTTCAAGCCCGGTATTGCGACGTATCCTTACAAATTCAGGAGTAACGATAGGTGGCGGTATCCTCATCATCTTTGTCCTGATGGCAATACTCGCGCCACTGTTGGCTCCGCATGATCCGTATGCGCAAGACCTCTCGCGCCGTATATTGCCGCCATTCTGGCATGACCGGTCGGTATCCGAACATCTGCTTGGAACAGATCATCTGGGAAGAGATTATCTCTCGCGATTGATCTATGGATCTCGTGTGTCTCTTGGTGTGAGTGCAGGGGTGATTTTGGTGGCCGGCTCGATAGGGATCACTTTGGGCCTGTTTGCCGGTTACTTCGGCGGTCGCGTCGATATGGTTATAAGTTTTATAATTACAACGCGGTTATCACTTCCCATCGTCCTGGTGGCGCTCGCTGCGGTCGCCGTCGGTGGCGCATCGCTACGCACTTTGATCCTGGTCATGGGCCTCTTGCTGTGGGACCGGTTCGCCGTTGTTACGCGGGCGGCGACACAAAGTTTACGAAGCCAAGAGTTCATCATCGGCCTTAGGGCGATCGGTGCCAGAATTCCCCGAATTTTGTTTTTGGAAATCCTGCCGAACATGCGCAGCACAATATTGGTAGTTGTTACTCTGGAAGTGGCTAATGTCATTCTTCTGGAGGCGGCTCTGTCTTTCTTGGGTTTGGGAGTGCGCCCTCCCACGCCCTCGTGGGGACTAATGATCGCAGAGGGGCGCGACAACATTCTTTTTGACCCATGGCTGATCGCCCTACCGGGCAGCTTGCTCTGCCTGCTCGTTCTTGCGGTCAACCTGTTTGGCGATGGGTTGCGTGACATCACGGGGCCAAAACGCAAATGACCGAACCCTTGCTTGACATCCGCAATCTGCGCGTCTCAATCCCAACTGATGACGGCACGTTGAAAGCCGTTCGAGGTGTGGACCTCCAGGTGAACGCTGGCGAAACATTGTGTTTAGTTGGTGAAAGCGGATGCGGTAAGTCGATGACCGCAAACGCGATCATGGGACTTTTGCCGCGCTATGCCATACAGAAGAACGATGGTTTTTCGATCTGCGGAACAACCCTTAACGGCAATTCTGCTACCGCCCTGCGAAGATTGCGGGGAACAAAGATGGCGATGATTTTTCAGGACCCGACTGCCGCGCTAAATCCGACACTTACTATAGGAAAGCAATTAACCGAGGCGGTGATACGTTTCGAGCGTCTGTCGCGAAAACAAG from Roseibium sp. HPY-6 includes:
- a CDS encoding ABC transporter permease — its product is MTDQVVNSRSSPVLRRILTNSGVTIGGGILIIFVLMAILAPLLAPHDPYAQDLSRRILPPFWHDRSVSEHLLGTDHLGRDYLSRLIYGSRVSLGVSAGVILVAGSIGITLGLFAGYFGGRVDMVISFIITTRLSLPIVLVALAAVAVGGASLRTLILVMGLLLWDRFAVVTRAATQSLRSQEFIIGLRAIGARIPRILFLEILPNMRSTILVVVTLEVANVILLEAALSFLGLGVRPPTPSWGLMIAEGRDNILFDPWLIALPGSLLCLLVLAVNLFGDGLRDITGPKRK